The Epinephelus lanceolatus isolate andai-2023 chromosome 10, ASM4190304v1, whole genome shotgun sequence genomic sequence AAAGTCCAGTCTTCCCAGTCTTCCTTCTGTGCTGGTGCTGATAGAGAATTAGAGATGACACATTATTCTTTAAAATATTTGGATACATTAAACAGATTGGtgttacagtacagtacatttcATAATTTATAGTAAGAATCTTAAGATAAACAGGTTTAGAAAATGATGacaaatatcaaaatattaataaaatatatctaTATGTAGACTATAAagaattgaaaataaaaatggataaagagtgaagaaattaaaaaacaatatacTCGTGAAGTTCTGCTCACATTATTAGTTATAACAAATGGAGAAaagtgttttgttggtgaatttatatttatttatagccTATTAAACTCAGCCAGCATATTGATTACAAGACTTATAAAGCGTGCTTatgtttagtgtttttattcGGTGATAATTAAACAGACAATTCaagttaataaaataaagataaatatgcCGATCCATTACCCGAGTAATAAACTAAGAACCTTATCTCCGTCTTCACCACCGGAGGCGCCATCTTGAATCATCGCAGCTGTCTTAACTTCGTCCTGCAGGAAGCGCGTGCTCtctaaccaatcagaggcccGAGATTTCAGCGCATTGTTTATCGCGAGACCTCGGCTCTTCCTTTTCCCTTTTCGCTCTGAGTCCAAGATGGTAGGTGCTGCTAGCTGAAAATGTTAAACATGATAGTTTGACTATCCACGACCATCCTCTGAATTAAAGCATCCTCTATTGTTAATTGCAACGTCTACTTGTTTTAAACATGATGTATGTTACAGCCATGTCATGATTTCGTGTTATAGGACCATGTAAATGATATTAGCTTACCCTCTTTGATGCCAGTGTAGTGCCGATAAGGCAGCCGCTTTACGCCTTGAGGTTGGTCAGAAATGACCCTTGGAAGCGGGTCAGAATGCGGAATATTATTATAAACCATTAAGTGTATTTCCCCAAAGCTAACATGTAGTTTTAAATGTCAAATATAGCCATACTTTAGAGTGTTAGCTTGTTTGCTATGTCGCTCGTGTAGCAGTTAGCTGTGTAGTGTCAACGTGTGAACCGGCCTGTACCAACAGTACACGGAGGGCTGCTCGTTTATACAATTAATTGGAAGTGTCTGCTGTAATTAGTAACATGTATTATGCTTAAATTTAGACGTTGTATCAAGTGTTGCTAGAGAGTGATGGGCTGTAATGTACAACGTAAGATGGGCAATGGCGCTTTGCTGTTGTCAGTGGTACACTGGTTGCTGAAGGTTTAATAGATAAGAGCTGCTTGTTAATGTATTACTCTGAAATATTGTATTAATGTGACTGTTTATTCTTCAAGGGAGTCGACATCAGACACAACAAGGACCGTAAGGTGCACAGGAAGGAGCCAAAGAGCCAGGATATCTACCTGAGGCTCCTGGTTAAGGTAAGATATATTTACACAGTATGATTTACTTTATGGAATAATATCACTTATATCTGTGATCttaatcaaatcaaaatgtgattaaaaaaaaattctgacttgACCATTCTGCTTGGTTGTTTCAGTTGTACAGGTTCCTGGCCCGCCGCTCTAATGCTCCCTTCAACAAGGTCGTCCTGAGGAGGCTCTTCATGAGCAGGACCAACAGGCCTCCCATCTCCATCTCTCGCCTGGTCAGTCCATCACCAATGAttccttttttttgcttttattaaaaGTGTGTACTGTTGAGCCAGTTGTAATGAATAGCGTGTTGTGTTTGGAGACAGAAATGCATATTTTGCCAAGTAGACTTATAGGTCAGTGTTGGCATCGGTTGATGTCATTTAAGATTTAGTTGAATCTTAGTTGTCATTGAATAACAGTAAGATTTTCGGCTGTCAGAGTTTTTAGTGCTACAGACTCCCTGACCTCATGTGAACTAAGGTGAAAATGATCTAATGAGTTTTGTGCAGTGAGTTATACAGAATTTGTAACTGGAATAAGAGCGAGCATTTGTGTTAAGTCAGTGCTCTGTGTCAGTAGATGTTTCAAAGGTTGGATAAAGGAAAGTTGTATTGATGTGGTGGTAAGCTTTCCAGTGGCTGTGAATTTTGTAATGTAGCTCAGATTGGGTTGACAAATTTGAATAGAAACCTTGTCTGTGTTTATCCCAATTTGGATCTATTTATTTTGCATCTCAAGATTAATATTTGAAATGTATCTAATATGATCTAAGGAAGTTCATCTGGGGGTTGAATTAGATGTAATTGTAAACGCCATGTTATCCATGTCATGCAGCCAAACTGCTTGCACACTGTCGCCCATTCACTACCATTCTTAGAAAAGCTTACAGACTAGGGAAAGTTAGAAGTCCTAATGCTGAATGCGTGTTATCCATGTTGTTggttgactgactgactggctgACTTTGCTTCCATCACAACCAGATCCGTAAGATGAAGATGCCTGGCCGTGAGAACAGAATCGCTGTTGTTGTGGGATCtgtcactgatgatgtcaggaTTCAGGAAATTCCCAAGCTCAAGGTAactcttccttttttttggaATGGCAGAATTCACTGTATGGCACTGTTGACTTTTGTTTCCTccataaatatataatttagtCCACGGAGGGTTTTCCTGTAATGTTGTCTCTGAGATAGTCTCAATGTCCTGTTTGTTTTCCCACAGATCTGCGCTCTGAGGGTAACTGATGGTGCCCGTCGCAGGATCCTGAAGGCAGGCGGTCAGgtgatgacctttgaccagctGGCCATGGCTGCTCCCAAAGGACAGGGCACAGTGCTGCTGTCAGGTAACCAAACATGAAGTTACATCCAAATTCTGATACTATGATGCAGTTGGACTAGATGATGCAAGTAGTTACTGTCCAACTGGTGCTGGGGGAACTATGGTCATCAAGGTGGCCGCCAAGTCAAGTTCACATGAGTTACAAATATTGTCCTGTTGCATAGTCAGTTGAGCATAGCAGTCAGGGTTGCCATTAGGGCTACTCATGTTAAATGAAACTCAAAGTAGGCACTTAATGTAGTTGTCTGCAGGGATGTGAGACAGTGTATTTTTCTCTTTGCATATAAAGTTGTTTGAGATCTGCCTTTAGTCTACAAATCTGTTGTAGTTTTACATGGGCATGCTTTAGTTGAtttaagggccctgacacatcGAGCCGACAGTCAGCCGTGTGTCAAAGTTGAGCCATCTTGGAGCGTTTGACATCCTAGTCCAATCCAGTCACTGTGATTGGCAGTTCAACTCGGCGCACAAGAATGGAAACGGAAATGAGGTTTAGTCATTGAAGTCAAGAGGGCTTGAGATCAAAATAAACGTATGCCATTAAGCTCTTTAGCTGAAACAGCTcatacatttttgttattgttgaatGGCACACATTCAATATCCTTGTTCTTTTAACATTGGGCTGTGTTATTAATGTCCTAACTGGCGAACTAGCTTCTTGAATCCGTCTTGTCAGTCTTCAGATTTCTCTTTTTAGTGACATACAGACTGCTGCCGTGGAGCGTTATTTCCTCTCAGGTCTGGCAGAATATACGTGGTAGTTGGCTGTCGGCTGTAGTCTTCacagtgtgttcaggtgcagctttctggctgagacacaggtggCACAAGGCGTTGGCTTTCACTGCCTCTTGTTCTTGGacgttggtttggtgtgtctgggccttacaGAGGCACTTGTGAGGATACTTGGTCTGTGGTAATATCGTAATAATTACATAAGAATACTGCATGTAATAGAAAAGCAGGTACTTATCAAATTTTGGTCTAATTGTTGGCAGTTTATCACTAGATATATACTTCATTATGTAGAAGTTTTGTTTTATTCGTTGAATCCTGTTTGCCTGAATTTGTCAGGTTTAATGAACCAGTTATCACAGTGCTAAACTTTCTATGACAGGCTTACCTTTAAGGTGAAAGTATTACCAAAATGCTAAAACTGCCGGCAACAAGTGCTGATGATAGTGCTGGTTTTCGGAGCATTTATTAATCCTCGTCTGGTATGTGCTAtaagaccactttttttttttttttttttttttggcaacaaacaaatttaaaaaaatactggcCTGTAAACACAAGGAAGCTCATACATTACTTTTTCACTTATACACTGTTCAGTCTGGACATCTATGTGCTTCTTTCATGTGGCCAGCCAGATAAAAAAAGTTGTGCTAAATTGCTAAACCTGCAATTCATCATGCCGCAAgttaaaacagtaaataaataagtaatgaaCGGCATGAAGGGGCAAATCTCTGGAAGGTCATTAATAATGTAAAACTCTCAACTTTACTTCAGACTCTATTAAGTTTATTTACCTGAACTGTAACACAAGATAAACAGTCACTCAGCCACTATTTAGTTAAGTCTAAACTATAATTTGAGCAGCTTGTACTTAATGTAATCTCTGCCACAAGCAGATACGATTGTGCAAAATGGGGTATGTGAGAattcagtgtatgaatgtgagtgtgaacacTTTTGTtagtaatgtttttttgtttaatctgACCCATTTGTTTGTTCTTTAGGACCCCGTAAAGGCAGAGAGGTGTACAGGCACTTTGGAAAAGCCCCTGGAACTCCTCACAGCCACACCAAGTATGTATACAGCTGATGTGTTGGTACTGTTGTCAACAgaacaaaatgtaaagaaagGCTGTCACAACAAATTAGTTAGCTGTTCTAGTTTTTGATCAGTCCAATCCAGGCAACCAAATTGGCCCAAATAGAGAACAGTGGTTACTTAAGAAAATAATACTTTGAGAAGTGGGTGTGTGTAGATTTGACAATGGAATATTGTTTCATTACACATTCAGCATTCACTGTCTGCagctatttttttctgtcacacaTCATTATACACCACATTTGTTTAGCAGACTCTAACTGGTAGTAACCAAACACTTAGATGACACTTAAGATAATATGGAATATAAATTAGATTGAATTTGATAAATTAAGATTAGATCAGATGTTATATTGCCTGGGCAGCAATATCTTTCCCTATTGAATTACTTGTCTGAAGAATCAAGTAATCATTTCATTGAAAGAAACAGGTGTAACTTTTAACACAAATTTTCACTTTGTTCCTGAAGCACAGGACCAAACCCATGTTCAACGAGTAAAATGCCTGTGAGACCAAAGTTAAAATTGACTTATATTTGTCAGGAAAACCTGTTGCATTCCTGTTAAATTCCGGCAGTTCACCAAGAAAATGGtgtatttaaaagaatatttagcTCCTCTTGTGAATCCCTTTTTATACAGAGTTACAGTGTAGTTTGTGGAGAAAGGTAGATATATCTCGGAAATAACTGGTGTTCCCACAGTAGACATTTTTACTTGCATtggtaggaaaagcacaggaaTAACATTAACAGTGACTTCATTATAGTAAGCCAGCATACGCAATACCAGCATCTTGAAATTTAAGCAGCTAAATGAATTTcagttattattaattttataatttacacctgtgctttaaTTTTGTGACACCTAAAAATGTCCTTTGGCATTTGGCTGAGTAAATATGCCAGAAATATGTATATTGAAACAAGAAACTCCAGCACTTATTTCCATATATGACAGGTGTGATTGCACAAGAGGATCCAAACAGCGTGCTGTGACCTGTTTCAGTAATAATCTATATGGTACCATACCTCAGGGAAAATTCCTGCTACAAGTGCTCTTTAATTAAGAGTTGTTGGTAACAGGTTTTGAGCGCAAGAAACCAATGCCATTAAGCTCCTTTGTACAAGAGAGATACAATCAGTGCTTTGTCAGAAGACAAAAATCTCTAAATGAGTAGTGGCAGTCTGGAATGAGGGAAAATTGTTGCCTTTAATGACTCTCAAACCAATTTAGTGAAAGTGAGTACAAGCTTTGCAGTCATTAGAGCAGCATTGGTGTAGAGAATATTACCGTAACAACAAAGCAGACGTAAGATGTATGGTTGGATTTGTGACGCCAACATTTTATACTAAATTATTCATTCTCTTCTCCAGGCCCTACATCCGCTCCAAGGGCAGGAAGTTCGAGAGAGCCCGTGGTCGCAGAGCCAGCCGTGGCTACAAGAACtagtttgtgtctttgttttccaTGCAATCTGATACAAATAAAGAGAGACTGTACAAAATGAATTGTCTTTTGTTTCATTGCACTGCCTGCACACCCTTGCAAATCAATGTCATTTGTGGTGAACTTAAACAGAAGATTACACGCTTCACAGGAGAGGACCAGGATGAAGCTAAAACAGCTAAGAACCTTTCCCCTTATTTCCTGTCCACCCTGGGGTTTTACAGTAAACCTTAAGTGAAGACTCGTTTGATCAGTATTGATAATGAGTTGACCATGGGGGAAAATGACTTGGCCAGGAAGTGTTGCTCTGTCAATGATTGGAGAATGTCGGTGGGTGTTGCAGTGTTTTCCTTATCGCCATTGGACTTCCTCTCCGCCGctcaaagctgctgctgctgcgtctccAGACACTTCCTGCACAGAACCACAGTTTTCACAGCAAGCGACCGCCTGTCGTCGTGAGGGGGAGACAAGATGAGGTAAATctgactgttgtgtttttatatatCACACTTAAACTACCTCACTCTAAGCCGGTGTTGGCAGAATTATAACTCTTTAAAACTTGCACATGTCCGCGTTACTGTGGCTTGATAGACTGAAAGCAAACCGCCCGTTAGCTAACGTTTGTCATACACCGTTATCTGCGCTAACTTGAATACCTCCTTAAACCAATCAATAAATGAGACATAAAATATCAAACTGGGGCTTTCCACTACGCCCATAATTATTTCAAGTAATTTTCGGgggaattaaatttaaaaaagtggtGCAAGTTAGCTTAAATTCAGGCTACATGTTGAGTAGTAACTGCTAGCCGAGGCTAACTGACAACGCTGTGTTGCGCTTGTCAGGCAGTTTacagtagctaacgttactgtattCACAACACAAGCTAGCGTTGTGCTATCACCTTGATTTAACGTTAGGGTTCGTAACTTTAAACGCCTTTTTAAATTATTAGAGGTTATTTTAAAGGCTGCAACATTCATCAAAACAGCTCCACAGCTTGGGTGTGTTATAACTGTTAAACTAAAGCTGTAAGTGAAGTTGTTCAGGTGGCTAACAGCCTGTCATcctgctagctaacgttaggtgGATGCCATCGGTAAAGTTGAATTATTAGCTTTTACTTTGTGTTATCAGGGTTATTAGACACGCTGTGGAGTGTTTAAGTGCCCCTGATATGAGAGTGGGCATGggttcaaattaaaagccaatCGAAACTTGCCCAAAATACCCTGAAGTCACTCAACAACAGCCTCATTGTTTGGGGGACAGAATTAGCCTGGTGATATTATTTCTGGGTGTCCCCGCCCTGCATTTCAAGGACGTAAGGTGCAACAATGGGCATCGCTTtggtgctttttgtgtgtgtggtttatcAAGACAGGACATCagccaagtattgattttgtCTGCGACATAGCTTGCATAATGTTTCCGGACTGTTGTAAAACTTGAAAGAAAGATGAGACTAGTTTATGAATTTAGGGTATACCGAAGTCCCATAGTGATAGTCCTGTAATTGTACTTTGACACACTTAGGTCTCATTAACTGACTGAGCTTGCACATTATTACCCTCTGTATGCATAAACTGATATAATAGTAAATGGCAATTTGTTGTGATTTATGTTATATACAGTCAGACCGTTTCAGAAATCATGTAACCAGCCAAAATCATTGTCCAAGTTATGTAGAGTTGCTCAGTTTGTCAAATGAGTCCCAGACTTTTTAATTAACAATCATGTTTCTGCATTTTTTATATCCTAATGTCATCTGAATTTCTAATCATCGTTTATTAGCTACGACATTTCTGTATTGGCAGCAATTTAGGATTGTTGAGCAAGAGTGCTGCACGCTAATGCTCATTGCAAAACCTGTAAAATCCAATACCATTTAGGCCAGGTCAGCGAATTTACAAAATCCTCAATCCTTGATtcaaattgtgaaagagacactgTTTCCCCAAATCCTGTTACACAAAAGCCCTATTCAAAAAAACAGATGTGGTCATTCTCATTCAACCTTTCATGCCCAATAATGTGGTGTCTCAGCAGGGTTGTTGAGGATGCATGACTGTTAGTCATTATGTACAAAGACGCACTTGGGGTCAAGGGGCATGATGGGTCTTGTATTGCTTCACCCTCTAGCCGTAATCTCTTCCTCTTATCGTGACAGTTCTTCCCTGTACTTGTCCTACTCTaattgtgaaaatgtgttgcagGGATGTTCACCTTTGCACAGTGAAAGCCCAGGTGAATTAGAGACATAGTTCATTCAATTTAGTCGAGTGTGCCTCCTTCCTTAATGTCAGTTTCTGACCCATGTGCTCTGATgttctgctgttgctttttccACTTCTACATTTGACTTTTGTCCTCCTCTCCCACTTTGTCTTCGTACAGGAACAAAGATCTTTGGGAGGGAACGTGAGGCTTGACTCAAGGACTTTACCATGACATAAACTAAGGACCCACCTGGAACTGTCtccttgtttgtcttttgttttgtttctgttttaattttttcgTTGTCTAGTCTCCACTCGTCTTACCCAGTGTTCACCCTCTTCTTGTGGAGAACAGATGATGAAGTAGTGTACAGGGAGTATTTGTTTGGATGAAACTTTTATGTATCACACTACTGTCTACAGGTCTGGCCTAGTCGCTCCTCTTGTCTGCCTCCTATTTATCACTGAGATTAAAGATAGCAATAGAGGTATCAAAGGTCATGAAAAAGCCTGCACTTATCATATATTTGTGGCATTAATGACATTTTGGCCAGCACTTACCATGCAACATACTCTACAGAATTCTTTCCTTgtgtattaatttaatttaatttttagcCTCCTTGTTTAAAcaaggtgtgtttgtttgtcttattcGTTCTTAATAGATTTTCTTTCAGTGCAACTAAGAGTTTTGTCCATTTGTGTAATTATTTAAAGATTTATTGTtaatgttgaggagctgctcaGCTGCCTTATATTGTTATCACAATAGGCTGCTTTAAGTCGTaatgtaaacttttttttttacttatgcAATCTTTGTGAACATTTGTTTAAATGACTGATCTTGTAgtggaaaaaatacatttttaagttCTGTTGTTTTTGAATATGTTGAAGTATCGCTCACTCATTTTTCCACTGGCAGTAAACTGTAGAAGCTGACGGCTCTTCAGATCAAACTGTGATGGGAGCTCTCTAACTGTGACACAAAGACTGATCTTTAGCAGTTTCCATCTTCACTGGATAAATACTCTACACCGAAGAACCTTTAAACTGGAAggagtttttccttttcttttcaaatGAAGACAAACCTGAAATAgacagatggaaacagaaacTCAGAGCTGATTTTTTTGTGACTTTGTCTCTTGAATCCAAACACTGAAGAAGGAGAATGATTTTGAGGAGATTTCAGGGATAAAGCTCCCAGACTGACATTCAGACACATTTTGACTTTACCTGCAAATCTTGAAGAACTGCCAGATTCCACTCTTCAAGTCTCTAACTATAGAACAAAGACCTTGAAGCTTGTCAGACCGACTTTTTCCTGATAAGCTTCGTCCCCTTCAGCAGTGAGGATGCGATCTCCAGAACCATCTTCACCCTCCACAGCAGAAGCTCTTCTTCATGGCCAGTTTGCCAGCTGGGGCTCaggcagcaacagcaacaataacAGCTGCCCCAACAGCCCTGGTGGTCCAGGGGGACTCTCCCCCGCTGCCTCCCCTACTCCGGCTCCGGCCTCCAACTATGCCTTGACCCTCACCCACACCCACATACATATCCAGCGGCTGTCGCCACGGCCAGGGAAGGAAGCCCGTCTCTTGCTGCCTTTAACAGAGCTGGTGGGGTGTAGCTGCCCTCGTGCCCCCGCGCCCCCTCTCCTGGTGCTGTACTGGTACCCGCCAGGCAAGCGGCGGAAAGGGGTGTCTCGGCGCAGGCAGGTGAGGGCCTACCTGGCAGAGAGCAGGCCTGAAGCTGAGCGGTGGTCGGCTGCTGTGCAGTGTCTACTCAGAGGTGTGACCGTCACTGCTGACACAGGTGAGTGTGTCTCAACAGAGGCTCTCCATCGTTCATATAACTCAGTCCAAGCTTTCTTAACCCAGTTTTTCTCACATTTTGATGttccaacaaaatcaaacatgttcaaTATTATCGCAAGTGTCGAGTCTTGGCTCACGCAAATACTGAAATTCAGTGACTTGAACATTGTCAGCAACTAACAGCTGCACTCCCTCCAGCACTAAACAAGAAACAACAAATGCGG encodes the following:
- the rpl18 gene encoding large ribosomal subunit protein eL18, which codes for MGVDIRHNKDRKVHRKEPKSQDIYLRLLVKLYRFLARRSNAPFNKVVLRRLFMSRTNRPPISISRLIRKMKMPGRENRIAVVVGSVTDDVRIQEIPKLKICALRVTDGARRRILKAGGQVMTFDQLAMAAPKGQGTVLLSGPRKGREVYRHFGKAPGTPHSHTKPYIRSKGRKFERARGRRASRGYKN